One window of Oreochromis niloticus isolate F11D_XX linkage group LG23, O_niloticus_UMD_NMBU, whole genome shotgun sequence genomic DNA carries:
- the tceanc gene encoding transcription elongation factor A N-terminal and central domain-containing protein — translation MDPKEMLRCALQIEKFSADRSYGNIMTLLGDLQKSHVTAEQLETTDIVKVLYRLLKTCTDDSVKKTVKSLLSEWKRQYTKDRQGVKCTEESEDPELPASVSSPKEAVGGAVSAQTCDGGEGNAAGEPSSMQAKPGPKAHTSAASPDNVRTKCVQLLLAALCPSAPDQDKAAELARDIERHVHELHNHNQVKYKACVRSKVANLRNPKSGHLHQGLLSGSLSPEAFARMSAEDMASAELRQLREEYSSQGVSERQLPQGIEGTRTEKIRCKRCGGSDCRVTQVSRGVLFLPAWVRQGGPDEDAMTFVTCSGCGQQWYHSSWVCL, via the coding sequence ATGGATCCAAAGGAGATGCTCCGCTGTGCTCTTCAGATAGAGAAATTCAGTGCAGACAGAAGCTATGGGAACATCATGACCCTCCTTGGTGACCTCCAGAAGTCTCACGTCACAGCGGAACAGCTGGAAACAACTGACATCGTCAAAGTGCTCTACAGGCTCCTGAAAACCTGCACTGATGACAGCGTGAAGAAGACAGTCAAGAGCTTGCTGTCCGAGTGGAAGAGACAGTACACGAAGGACAGGCAAGGGGTGAAGTGCACAGAGGAGAGCGAGGATCCTGAGCTCCCTGCCAGTGTTTCTTCACCAAAAGAAGCCGTGGGTGGTGCGGTTTCTGCCCAAACATGTGATGGTGGAGAGGGGAATGCTGCAGGAGAACCATCATCTATGCAGGCTAAACCTGGACCCAAAGCTCATACTTCTGCTGCATCTCCAGATAACGTGAGAACCAAATGTGTGCAGCTCCTCCTTGCTGCCCTCTGCCCCTCTGCCCCCGATCAGGACAAGGCTGCTGAGTTGGCCCGAGACATCGAGCGGCACGTCCACGAACTTCATAATCACAACCAGGTCAAATATAAAGCCTGTGTGAGGAGCAAGGTGGCCAACTTGAGGAATCCCAAAAGCGGCCACCTGCATCAGGGCCTCCTGAGTGGCTCCCTGTCCCCCGAGGCCTTCGCCCGCATGTCTGCGGAGGATATGGCCAGCGCAGAGCTGCGGCAGCTGAGGGAGGAGTACTCCTCCCAGGGCGTGAGTGAGAGGCAGCTTCCTCAAGGGATAGAGGGGACGCGGACGGAGAAGATTCGATGCAAAAGATGCGGGGGGTCAGACTGTAGGGTGACGCAGGTGTCCAGAGGGGTTCTGTTCTTGCCTGCGTGGGTGAGGCAGGGCGGCCCAGATGAGGATGCAATGACCTTTGTGACCTGCAGCGGGTGTGGCCAGCAGTGGTACCACAGCAGCTGGGTCTGCCTCTGA